The Catenulispora sp. MAP5-51 genome segment GCGATCTCCCGTTGCTGCGGGGTCAGCAGCGCGCCGCGGTCGGGCCGTGGCGTGGTGTGCACCGGGGTGCCGCAGGCCCGCAGCTCCTTGTTGGCGCGCTCGGCCCAGGGCGCCGCGCCGAGCCGGGTGAAGGTCTCGGCGGCGCTTTCCAGGAGCAGTCGGGCCCGGGCCGGCGCCCGGCCGCGGCGCAGTCGCTCGCCGTAGTACAGCTGGATCCGTGCCACGTCGAACGGCCACGCCTCGGCGCCTTCGACGGCCAGCGACTCCTGGAAGCCGCGCGTGGATTCCAGATCGTCGGCACAGGCCAGCGCGGCGGATGCCAGCAGGATCATGCGCAGGTGTGCGGAGACGTCGTGCAGGCCGGCTGCCCGGGCCGCCGCGACGTGCTCCAGCGCCTGACGCTGACGGCCGCTGCGTACCGCGGCCTCGACCTGGTCCAGGATCGCCCACAGCGCGTGTCCGGCGAACGGGGCGAACTCGCCGGTCGGGGTGATCACCTCGGCGTGCTGGCGGGCGCGCTCGAAATCGTTCTGCGACAGGGCGATCAGGGTCCTGGCATGGGCCGCGTAGCAGCGGACGGCGTGGGCGCGCCGGGAGCCGGCCCACAGCTCCATCTCGTCGGCGAGGCCGCGGGCGGTGGCGTAGTCGCCGGTGACGGCCGCGAGGCAGGCCAGGACCCACTTGCCCGTCCAGGAGCGCAGCGGGTAGCCCAGTTCCCGGCACAGCCTCAGGCCCTCGCCGACGACCTCGCGCAGCTCTGTCCATTGGCCGGTGCTCCAGGCGTGGCTTGCCCACAGGAAGCCGGCTTGGATCGCCGGGAAGCTGTTCGTCCCGGTGCGGCCGCCGCGGGCCGTGCGGCGCAGTTGTTCTTCCAGCGCGCCGAGGCGGTCGGCGTAGGCGCCGGCGGTGCCGATCCGGACGATGCGGGCCGGATCGGGCTCGCCCGGCAGGGCGGCGACGGCGGCGTCGAGCCGGGCCCAGTCCCCGGGCCGGGCCCGGGCCGGATCGGCGAAGGTGACCCGCAGCAGCCACAGGGCCTCGGGGATCGTCGTGCACTGCTCGGCGACCGCGTCGTACACCGCCCACTGCTCGGCCCGGCCGCTGTGGACACAGGTCATCAGCAAGGCGGACATGGCCTCGCGCACGGTGGCCACGGCCGTGTCGTAGGGCGTGGGCAGCGCGGCGAAGGCCGCGGTGAGCAGACGATGGGCGGTGTCGATGTCCCCGTAGCTGTTGAGCAGGTACACCGCGGTGGCCACCGCCTCGGCCGGCGACCGGGCTCCCGGCGCGGCCCGGTGCGCGCGGGCCAGCAGCTGCGGGACGTCGCGGACCTGGCCGGTGAGGTTCGCGCCGACGTACGCGGTCTTGGCCAGCCTTCGCGCCCGGTCAGTGCCCTGCGGGCTCAGGTCCGCCGCCCGCCGCAGTGCCGCGACGGCGTTCGGCCCGTCCCCGCGCCGGGCGCTGAGTTCGGCCACCTCCTCCAACAGCGACGCGATCGACTCGTCCGGCTCGACGGCGGCCTGCGCCAGATGCCACGCCCGGTGTCCGGGCTCGTCGTGCCAGGCGGCCGCGAGCGCTCGATGCACCCCGCGCCGCTGGTCGCTGGTGGACAGCGCCACGACCGCCGAGCGCATCAGCGGATGGCCGAACGCCACGCGCCCGGCCGCGTCGTCGACCCGGACCAGCCGGGCCCGCTCGGCCGGCGCCAGGTGCTTCAGATCGCACTTCCCGGCCACCGCGCCGGCTATCACGCGCAGGTCGCCGCTGCCCTCCAACGCGGCCACGAGCAGCAGGTGCCGCGTCGGCGCCGGCAGGCCCTCGATGCGCGAGGCGAACGTGGACTGGAGGCGTTCGGTGAGCGGCAGGTATTCCGGCAGGGGCCCGGGCTCGATGCGCTGCGTGTCGCTGAGCGCGGCCGGGAGTTCCAGCAGTGCCAGCGGGTTGCCTTCGGCTGTGGCCATCAGGCGCTGTCGTACTTGGGGAGACAACGCGGGGAAGGCGCGCGTGAGGAGTTCCTCCGCTGCTGTCTCGGTCAGCGGACCGACCGGGTACGGTTCGAGCCCGCTGAAGCTGCCGGACAGAGCGCCTTCTCCGGTCCGCGCCGCGCACAGCATCGCCGCGCCGGTTCCGGGCAGAGCGCGGGCGACCTGGGCCAGGATCGTGCCGCTGACGTGATCCAGCCACTGGGCATCGTCGAGAACCAGCGAAGTGGCCTTGGCCGCGGACAGTTCCGCGAGGATCTCCACGACCGCCGCGGCGACGGTCTCCTCACTCGGCGTCCGGCCGTCGGCGGGGTCCAGGACCGCTGCCAGCACCGGCTTTTCGGCAGCCGCGCTCCGGCTCTCCGGCGAGGATCCGAGCAGTTGCCGCAGGGCGCCGTGACGCACCGGGGCCCGGTACTGCACGGTGCCCATCGACAACACCCTGA includes the following:
- a CDS encoding AAA family ATPase — encoded protein: MVIEVDGALVGRERDLARLDDFLADIPNGGGSLVILGEAGVGKTALLAAASHRAATAGIRVLSMGTVQYRAPVRHGALRQLLGSSPESRSAAAEKPVLAAVLDPADGRTPSEETVAAAVVEILAELSAAKATSLVLDDAQWLDHVSGTILAQVARALPGTGAAMLCAARTGEGALSGSFSGLEPYPVGPLTETAAEELLTRAFPALSPQVRQRLMATAEGNPLALLELPAALSDTQRIEPGPLPEYLPLTERLQSTFASRIEGLPAPTRHLLLVAALEGSGDLRVIAGAVAGKCDLKHLAPAERARLVRVDDAAGRVAFGHPLMRSAVVALSTSDQRRGVHRALAAAWHDEPGHRAWHLAQAAVEPDESIASLLEEVAELSARRGDGPNAVAALRRAADLSPQGTDRARRLAKTAYVGANLTGQVRDVPQLLARAHRAAPGARSPAEAVATAVYLLNSYGDIDTAHRLLTAAFAALPTPYDTAVATVREAMSALLMTCVHSGRAEQWAVYDAVAEQCTTIPEALWLLRVTFADPARARPGDWARLDAAVAALPGEPDPARIVRIGTAGAYADRLGALEEQLRRTARGGRTGTNSFPAIQAGFLWASHAWSTGQWTELREVVGEGLRLCRELGYPLRSWTGKWVLACLAAVTGDYATARGLADEMELWAGSRRAHAVRCYAAHARTLIALSQNDFERARQHAEVITPTGEFAPFAGHALWAILDQVEAAVRSGRQRQALEHVAAARAAGLHDVSAHLRMILLASAALACADDLESTRGFQESLAVEGAEAWPFDVARIQLYYGERLRRGRAPARARLLLESAAETFTRLGAAPWAERANKELRACGTPVHTTPRPDRGALLTPQQREIAALAAAGLTNKQIAEKLFLSPRTVSSHLYQLFPKLGVTSRAALRDALEPFQPR